The DNA sequence AGGATTGGTTTGCCGCTGCTGCTCTCAATTGCAAGGGAACTTTGCAACTCATATCCTCTTGATGAAGCATTATTTACATTGCTTCTGCGTTTTCGTATACAATCTGTTTTTGCCGTATGGTTTTTATAATTTATGAGTGACCAGTCATGGGCTACAAGTATATATTCATCACTGCTTTTATTAATAGTTTTAATCCCTCTTGTAAGCATTGGCTCATTGAGTGACTCTATATCTACATGCTCATTATTGTAAAATCTCCAAGCACTTTGTGCTTGTGAAAATCCTTCAGTCTTTTGTAGCAGGTTTAATCCATTGGTACTGTGTTGTTTATGATTCATATGACTTTTTACCAGTCTCATATATCTTTTTTTTTAAACGCTCTTCCATTGCATAAACTCTCTTGTTTTTTAAAATCTTATGCAATATCTATTCCGCTTTCTTTGCTTTTTTGAGTTGTGTAGATACTTATGACTTCAGTGCCGGCTGTTGCAACTTTTTAATCTCCCAGTGCCCAGATATCAAAAGGGATGATATCCACACTGCTGAGCGGATGCGCGATATTTCCCTCTTTGTTCATGGTTATGACCGTGATTTTGGTAATTCCGTAGCTGAATATAAAAGCTTCAATACTTTCAAGTTTCTTAAAGAGTCTGCGTTCATCCACAAAAGGTTTGCAAAGAATAATTTCATCGTTTGTGGGAAGATAAAAATCAATACCTTCTTCATAATAACATTCGGCAGATGATTTAAGCAGTTCAAGATAGACCATGTTTTCAAAAAGTTTTGCAAAGTTTTTTTCAATGCTTAAGGCACTTTTTAAAGAAGTATCACACAGATAGACCTTTTTTGTTGCACGTGTATGCTGATATTTTGCCAGTAAATGAATATACTTTTTTTCTGCCAAAAGAGCAAAAGATGCATACAATCTGTCTTTGGAAATTTTACGCGTACTTTTAAGCCTTTCGTATAATGTATAGGCAGAGAGCTTCTGCGACATGAATTTTGCACATAAACACAATATGTCAAATTCAATTTCGCTCAGGGTGAACTGTAAAATATTTTGCAAATAAATTACTCGCTCATCCGGTGCTACAGTATGCATAGATGCAAGTCCTCCGAGTTGGAAAAAGTGGTTGAGCGCACTTGAGTCATATTTGTGCTCATATGCCAAAAATTCTTCATAATCAAGCGGATAAAGTGTCAAAGGCTCCAAAAAGTCAAAATTGTAGGGAATTTCACTTGTAATGACCAACTGCGAAACATTCACGAATTTGATGGTTGGATTGTAGTTATCCAAAACAAGTGTGTCAATTTTGTTGATATTGCAAAAAGAGGGGAGCGCGGCATTGAGTTTTTCGCTCTCTATGCGTACATCATTGCAGTTGATATAAAGATAGGAACTCTTTTTTAAAGATAAAAGATAGTTTTTGACCAAACGGGTTTTTCCGCTTTTGGTGATACCGCTGATTTGGTATGATCTGTCATCTATAAAAACTTTTCTTTGTATATATTTTTCTACATGTAAGTCGGTTTTATAAAATTCTTCGAGTAGTATTTCCATAAAATTTCCAATTTTTAAACTATCCAATTGTATCATTTCCTTATTAAAAGGAAATAAATTATAAAGAAAAACGATTTTTGGACCCTAAATCCTTGAATATTCAGAGCTCTTTGAGTATAATTCCGTTCCCTTAAAATAGTTGGGCTAGGATCCAACGAGTTCTTTAGAAGGAAAAACATGGAAAAAATTCGTTTAAAATTGAAAGCTTACGATCATCGTGTGTTAGATAGATCAGTAGCGTCAATCGTAGAGGCTGTAAAGCGTACAGGTGCCGTAATTCGTGGTCCAATACCTTTACCAACAAAAATTCGTAAATATACAGTATTGAAATCAGTTCACGTTAACAAAAAAGCGCGTGAGCAGTTTGAGATTCGTATGCACGCAAGAATGATCGACATCGTTTCTGCAACACCGGAAACAGTGGATTCATTAATGAAACTAGATCTTGCACCGGAAGTGGACGTTGAAGTTCGCTCTATGGACAAATAGGAGTAATCGTGGAATATATTGTTGAAAAAATCGGTATGAGCCGTACTATCACAGTTCCGTCTAAACCAGTTACTCTGTTAAGAGTTTTAGATGCGAAAGTATGTGAAGTGAATGAAGGTACTGCTATTGTCGCGTATAACAGTGGTAAAAAAATGAATAAAGCAATAGAAGGTCAACAGAAGAAATACAACCTTCCGACTGAATTTAACCGTTTTGTTACATTAGAAGTAACAAATACCGAAGCCGGTGATTTGGATTTAGCTCCGCTTGCAGAGGCAAGTGTACTTAAAACTACTTTCAACACAAAAGGTCGTGGTTTTTCAGGTGCAATGAAGCGTTGGAATTTCGGTGGTGGTCCTGCATCTCACGGTCACAGATTTGGTCGTAGAACAGGTTCTATCGGTAATGCTGAATGGCCAGGTCGTGTAATGAAGGGTAAAAAAATGCCTGGACAATACGGAAATACACAAAACAGTGTGAAAAATGAAATCGTTTCTTTCGATGCTGAAAACAAAATCATTGCGGTTTTAGGTTCAGTTTCAGGTGCTAACGGTTCTTTAGGTCGTGTAAAGGTAGCTAAATAATGAGCGCAATCGTTTTAAATGAAAAAATGGAAAAAGCATCTGAGTTAGCATTGCCAGAGTCTTTCTCTGGAATTAACCCTCATAACCTTTACCTTTATGTAAAGTCTGCTCAGGCTGCACAACGTGCAAACACAGCGACAACTAAGGGTAGAAGTGAAGTACGCGGTGGTGGTAAAAAACCATGGGCTCAAAAAGGTGGCGGTCGTGCCCGTGCGGGTTCTCGTCGTTCTCCTATATTCGTAGGCGGTGGTAAAGCTTTTGGTTCTCAAAACAACCGCAACTACGATTTAAA is a window from the Sulfurimonas hydrogeniphila genome containing:
- the rpsJ gene encoding 30S ribosomal protein S10, coding for MEKIRLKLKAYDHRVLDRSVASIVEAVKRTGAVIRGPIPLPTKIRKYTVLKSVHVNKKAREQFEIRMHARMIDIVSATPETVDSLMKLDLAPEVDVEVRSMDK
- the rplC gene encoding 50S ribosomal protein L3 — protein: MEYIVEKIGMSRTITVPSKPVTLLRVLDAKVCEVNEGTAIVAYNSGKKMNKAIEGQQKKYNLPTEFNRFVTLEVTNTEAGDLDLAPLAEASVLKTTFNTKGRGFSGAMKRWNFGGGPASHGHRFGRRTGSIGNAEWPGRVMKGKKMPGQYGNTQNSVKNEIVSFDAENKIIAVLGSVSGANGSLGRVKVAK
- a CDS encoding ATP-binding protein, which codes for MEILLEEFYKTDLHVEKYIQRKVFIDDRSYQISGITKSGKTRLVKNYLLSLKKSSYLYINCNDVRIESEKLNAALPSFCNINKIDTLVLDNYNPTIKFVNVSQLVITSEIPYNFDFLEPLTLYPLDYEEFLAYEHKYDSSALNHFFQLGGLASMHTVAPDERVIYLQNILQFTLSEIEFDILCLCAKFMSQKLSAYTLYERLKSTRKISKDRLYASFALLAEKKYIHLLAKYQHTRATKKVYLCDTSLKSALSIEKNFAKLFENMVYLELLKSSAECYYEEGIDFYLPTNDEIILCKPFVDERRLFKKLESIEAFIFSYGITKITVITMNKEGNIAHPLSSVDIIPFDIWALGD